A stretch of the Methanomassiliicoccus sp. genome encodes the following:
- a CDS encoding class I SAM-dependent methyltransferase → MKEENDQKIQWDSTYVSSGTYFGTGPSVLALRALPTLRSHDVKTVLELGCGQGRDTWYFARNGMTITALDYSDS, encoded by the coding sequence ACGACCAGAAAATACAATGGGACTCGACCTATGTCAGTTCCGGCACGTACTTCGGCACCGGTCCGAGCGTGCTGGCGCTGAGAGCACTGCCGACACTGAGATCTCATGATGTCAAGACGGTCCTGGAACTAGGTTGCGGGCAAGGAAGGGACACCTGGTACTTCGCCAGGAACGGGATGACGATCACTGCGCTCGATTATTCAGATTCGG